The following are from one region of the Blastocatellia bacterium genome:
- the rplC gene encoding 50S ribosomal protein L3: MVNGIIGKKLGMTQLFADDGSVTPVTVIKAGPCIVVQKKTVNTDGYDAVQLGLVEEKAPRKVNKPTEGHFKRAGVPPTRVLREVRVQASEDGTNVGDKVLVDIFNQNDLVEIIGRSKGRGFAGFIKRHGFGGGRATHGSMFHRAPGGIGASAYPSRVYKGTKMAGQMGNERKTIKNLRVVAVDPDNNLLMIHGAVPGPNGAYVLIKKAQ; encoded by the coding sequence ATGGTCAACGGAATTATTGGCAAGAAGCTCGGAATGACGCAGTTGTTTGCCGACGACGGTTCGGTCACGCCGGTGACGGTAATCAAGGCCGGCCCCTGCATCGTCGTGCAAAAGAAGACGGTCAACACGGATGGCTACGACGCCGTTCAGCTCGGCCTGGTCGAAGAGAAAGCGCCGCGCAAGGTGAACAAGCCGACCGAAGGGCACTTCAAGCGTGCCGGCGTGCCGCCGACTCGCGTGCTGCGCGAAGTCCGCGTCCAGGCGAGCGAGGATGGCACGAACGTCGGCGATAAAGTGCTGGTTGATATCTTCAACCAGAACGATCTGGTCGAGATCATCGGGCGCTCGAAGGGGCGGGGGTTCGCCGGCTTCATCAAGCGGCACGGCTTCGGCGGCGGCCGCGCGACCCACGGCTCGATGTTTCACCGCGCCCCCGGCGGCATCGGCGCATCGGCCTATCCGTCGCGTGTTTACAAAGGCACGAAGATGGCCGGCCAGATGGGCAACGAGCGCAAGACGATCAAGAACCTGCGCGTCGTCGCCGTTGATCCGGATAACAATCTGCTGATGATTCACGGCGCGGTTCCGGGGCCGAATGGCGCATACGTGCTGATTAAGAAAGCACAATAG